The region CAAATATAGAAAGAATGAATACGAATCGCAGACAAAATTTCATATATTATAAAAGAATAGAATGTATGCTTTAGCACGAAGTTATGAGTGTCTGAAAAACATCCAAACTTTGAACACGATTATCTCAAAACTATGTGTTGGAGACCAGGTTTGATCTGGTTCGTAGAATCATCAACGATATATTGTGTTTGCATGATCACCTAGTAATGAAAACTATTGCCTTACAAAAGGAAAGTATTGGTAATATATCTTCAGTTTCAAATCTAGGTCAGTCAATAAATGTATCTCTTCCAAATAACCACAATACCTTTCCACTCATTTGCTTCCATTGTTCCTTATTATTTCAGAAAATTGTTAACATTTGGCCATTGAATTGAGTCTTCCAAAAGAAATGTGTGTTCACATTtcacatgaaaacaaaatgtttgatctgatcaatctcaaATTTAAGGCATTTAATAATTTGACAGAATCTGCCCTTGTCATACCATACTATCAGTACATTTTTGAGCATCCATGATTGCTTTCTGCACATCCATGTCAAAATTATTACATCCCCACAAGCTAAGGGTTACTGACCAATAGAAGGAGCAAATATTGTACATGTCTAGTAACCAAGGTAATTTTCAGCAGAGAACATTTCCTGCAATTCCAACTTCTAACATTctgtatattttgtattatattttcaagTATAAAACTTGAAAACAGGTTCTTCTTTCtataaaatatattgacaaTCACTCTAGAATTttttagataaataaataaagaaagaaagaaatggaaataggaagaaagaaaaaagggaggaagaaagacagcaaaaagaatgaaataaataaaaagagactACCAGGTAATGATATTTGACTGAATGGGAtattagtttgttttgattggtCAAAAGTTTTAAAAGTACGCTTGAGTTTGCACAGTTTTGAAATTTGATTGGTCCGCTGATGATCCAGGCAGCTCGATAGTGCGATGACCTCAGTTTCGTCACACGTTACAGCTAAAATGGCGACCTCCAGCGACAAGTCGCCGTTGTTGGTGAATATTGAAGACGATTCTGTTGAAGTTCTCACTCCAAACACTCAAGCAAGACATCCTTCTGTTAGATCGGAAATTGgtgaagaaagaaaggataCAGAAAATGACAGAGCACAAGAATCAGATGATATTGTCGCGATTTTTGTCGTGGCTTTTGACACCCGATCGGGTAAGTTGATGTGCTGAGTTGAATTTCGCTCGCCACTGTTACTTGACAGCCGCATCCCAGCAGTGAAGCTCTGCCGCTTCTGCCCCGTAGAAGTTCTACGGGCCCCGGCCGGGTGGAGCTCCAATACATTTATACAGACCGTAGTCCGtagtagaagtttggtgaattaGATTGGCAAGACGAATCTCCAAAACAGTGGAGGGATCACCTAAGAGAGAGGTGCTTGTGTGGTCGTGGAATCATCACAATGACACAATGTTGTCTTGCCTCTTGGCCTTGGGAACCTATTTTGTTGCATGTAAAATAACCaagaacattttcttttttattattaataatattttggCTTGTTCTGACAGACACAACAAGTGACAGTTCCTTCTCCGATAAACATCATGACTAACGTTAAGTCTACAGGCATATAAATTATACTTAGGcccatagcccccccccctctaaagaaagaaaagaatgtgatgcatgtatgtatgtgaataacccagggagctcccgccCGCGCATGACGGGAGCCCAgggcttaccgtgtatttgaCCATACGGGACTAGTgtgatttatggtctaaatatttctccaaatgaattgtgaaaacagaaactATGCAGTGACATGCtgaccacgattatatggatgaaggtctaacgagtggcagttttcctgacatccgggcacagactggaacctcaaaaaaacaaaaagttctctccttctaccccagtctcgatcggccattttgttacaattcataacaaaaatggccgatcgagatgGGTTAGTATATGAATGACAGGCACATACGCAGGGGAGGGGTTACAGTTTTCCACCCTCCCCCCTCAGATTTTttcgaaaacttttttttttttgcttttcagaTTTTCATTCAACTCGAACCCCCCGTGTAATAAATCATGCGTACGCTACTTCATAGGAAGAGatgaaataaatggaaagaCAAACAAAAGAATCAGTGAGCAAGTGAGAGAATTTGGATTCATTGATAAGTGATAAATGAAGGAGTGTGATAATTACTTAGTAAATCATCAGGCTCATGGAAGGTTTTGTCTTTCTAAAACTAAAGCCTAACATGTGTTAGTCTACTAGTACAGATGAACTTGCTGTTCATGTGTTTCTACCACAACTCCCTTTCAGCCACCCAAATCATGCAAATGTACCCCCCTATAGTAACAGGTGATCAACAGCAGGTGTTTTTTGTGCTAATTTTGTGTCATTTCCTGAACTTATGAAGGTCAGAAGATTGCCTCAGAAGCAGTTGCATATTAGCTTAGTCGGTAGAGCAGGGGTTTtttattccggtgacccgggttcgattcccaagtggtgcactagtgccctttggtaaggcatttatcttcattaccaggtccctcggagaggaccttaagccgttggtcccctggttgcttgctcacaggcattcatgctttcttagtaGTCGGGTAAAAAAACCCTCGGTATACTCGGTATTATTTGTATTGAACCTATCCTCAatataattattgttaagtgatgataagacatatctcacattttcaataatatattaaacataATCAATATTTCTACAGGAAGTAAAACAGAAAACTATATGTTTACCAACTCCAACTTTCTTTAGAAAGTATTACCGGTACTCATTCGTCTTTCAGCTAAACTCCTGACGCACGTACATTCGGGTTTTATTTACTACATTTCTCCTTCACACTAAAAGGTCCACTCCCCCattcagagtaaagttatgatgtaggcctacagacTGTTTTGGTCAAGCATCCAAGGTTGACCAACATCTCTTTGGCCTAAGTCAGAATAGAGATTGGAGTTTAGATTACAGTTTTAGATTGGCTTCAGCATGCAAATATATCAGAGGTCGAGTTTAGAGCTACAGAAGTGTTTACATTTTATactaaacccctcaaaataagttctgcaactcaagttcgagtgctaataaatttcttagtgtgccatcatcatatgtgaaagtggtatcattggaaagtacgattattcctctttacgatcatgtgtcatttgtaatgctagtgttatcatgaaatacacagacatgataaatatgcagcaatgtaaaaaatgaaatgttgcaaaattcgttgccatgtcatgtttgagttctgcaactcaaactgcgagtttgagtgctaataactttcttaatatgccatcatcatgtgtaaaagtgatatctttagaaagcatgattattcttctttacaatcatgtgtcatttgtaatgctagtgttatcatgaaatacacagacatgataatacgcagcaatgttagacatgaaatgttgcgtcgtttgcaatagtgaatttccaattgtttcgaggatggaccgaatgcatgcattcattgttgCCTGCAAGGtagaaattctatagaaatggagactcttgttagaaatcaatgcattttgcaacatttcacttctgacttttctcgatgttcagggtgattgcatattccatgattacataatcacagcaaatggcatgtcattgtaaagaagaataattcagctttccaatgataccagtttcatcttttatacttcattaaccaaaaagatatcatccctcaaatctgagttgcaaaactctttttgaggggtttacaTCAGTTTGCAGAGTCTATTTTATATACTTCAGAGTACAGTCACCATCAGATTTACTCAtgtattgtcatcatcatcatcatgttatctttatgaaatatatatgaactCTACATCTTGCTTTGATTCGTATCATTTAAGTCTGGTTGAATAGATCCCAACGACAACACAACATTATTTACATGAAAGTATAGAGAAGTTTACATATTTGTACTCTTTGAAACTGAAATTGAGCTTCTCTCATTAAacagcaataattttttttagagtatGCTAAGATAGTTAAGCTTTGATTTTCTAACACAAGGCTGTATATATTCGTATATAAAGTTGACATGttttatgttattttctttttcaggtAATATAGTGGAGTGGTGTCTGCCCAATGATATCAATCTTGATGGAGTGGAGTTTAAAGCTATGGCAAGTGGGTCACATACCGTCCTCACAGATTTCATGTAAGATCATAGCATTAAGTCAACTTTGCTTACTGCTGCTGCACCCATGTATCTTTCAACAcagatatcatattttacagtTTATCACTTTGTAAGCTATTCTTAATAAACATCACTTCAAATATGTTTACCCTGGTAgattattcaaatatttcaacCTTAGAAAATTATCTGTGTAAACTTTCTTAGGACTCATTATTTCTATGTAGCTACATAAATGCAAATtactattttctctttttgataatttttaaaaaaatctcctAATTAAAATGTGTGTtatcagggccccatcttacaaagagttacgattgatccgatcaatcataactatggaaatacatcagtgtcataattttttctacaaaaaactTTCACAATATCCtctgtatgcaaagagaagcacagtgaattttcaagaaaacaatgaatgcatgaatatacatcatagctgaaaatattttgaacaaacatgcataatagatgttaacgttgctggctgtccatagttaagattgattggattacataactctttgtaagacggggccctgatcacCCTGTGTTTTGTTTGTAATACTACTGAAGGCTGTCGGGTTCGATTCCAGATGAATTCTAAGAAAGAGAAGACAAAAACTATGTAGATTAATTCTTTATTGGGACAGGCTGTAGATATATGTAGAAGGGACCTTTTATCCTGGCCTTCTGAAAATTTCTGACACGCTGTTATTGATTCATACAGCTACTTCAGGAAAGACAGGTACTATGGTCTGAGCTGTTTTGAGAACATGCACGTTGAGAGTGCAGCTGAGAGGGGAGCAAGAATGAAATCTGTTGGCGTCCTATCAACATCCTACACTATGCTACACAGACATATGAAATTCTTAGAACACCAAGTCAGGTAAGGACATCGCAATCTTTGTGGCAAGCACTTTCACTATCAATCTCTGAATTTAATGACAATCAAAATGCAATAGTATGgttcaggaggggggggggggggcgggggctaGCATGTGACCTCCTAAAGGGAAAGAACCATGATGGACTCACTCAGACCAGTTGAAGTGACTTAttaattttatgtacatgtttgtAAATTCTTTGTTATGTGATTTTTACTGGTACCTTGATGTACATGAATGTTATTTGTTTATGATTATAAAAGTAATTCATGTTGATTTCACTGGAGAAACTTTTAGTTTTTTGTAGTTGGAACATATCCTCACTTTTATGGtggtatgatacatgtatatgaaagtATCTTGAAGGCATATACTCTGCATTTCTTTCAGACATCTCTTGCATTCCCCAGGAAGGTATGAGGATCTGGAAGCATTCTTCAGTGATCACAAAGCTTCCTTGCCTCTCTCCAGAGACTCATCATGGGAAGGTATAGCTTCGGTCTTACATAGTTCTTCAAGTCCTCTTCATCAAAATGCATCAACAGTAGTCAATTCTTCTCAACTAACTCCTCCTAGCTCAGACGAACACCATCCACATATGAAGGTATGTTGGGGATCACATGTTCTGGGAGGCAAATAGCTGGCTGAGAGGgatataatcattaaaaaaagaatcaatggTTTTTCAATGAGGGCTCGCATGCCTCTGGGCAATAgtactgaattttacttttcCGAGCCCTGGCCCATGGAAAAACCattttcttactcttttcttcttttctttcatttctgcTTATccatttaattattcaattacattgtacaatatttgtattttttatggccaaataaatgataataatgaatataattcCCTCCTTTTCAACTTACTTATGGCCATAAAAATTATTATGGCATCGTCAATTGAAATaagtcaataaaaaaatcaataactaAATCAGAAGGTGGTTGTTAAAGACAGCTTATCTATAACCTGGTATTAAGAAGCagctaaaaaaaatccaatgataatttgtttctttttttctctcattttccttcttaaagATCACACACCCTGCTGGATGCTTCAGTCAATTTCTTAGTTTCTTTGGAGAGCAAATCTTTACGTTGTGGAAATTTATCTTATTAAGAAAGAGAGTTCTCTTCTTTTCACCACCGCCTATAGGCGTTGTTTGTTATAAAGGTAAGAAATGTTCATGGACCTTGTTTCACAAATCAGTAACAAATACTAAATTTCAATTATAATAGAAATAAATTGCCTCTGAAATTGCACCAATTCAGTCATTCGTAACAGTAGCTTAGAGCTTGTATTTGAAAACATGTTTTGTGAAACATGGCCCTATTGATGTATGAATCTGAACTAAATACAGTTTCCAGTTCTAAACATGTGAGGTTTTTATTATGGTATGTATTAGGCCTAGTATTTATATTGATAGCTCCCCCTCCTTTGTTTTAATgcaaaacataaaatgcaacaTATGctatattgttcattttgaaaaCGATTGATTTAAATAGTAtctatttcattgatttcttgctctctctttctttctcttacgGCTGTAATCAcacattgaaaaatatatgttaaggtatatttattttgtttcattacaTCCAGTATATTGTGCAAGTCTGATGAGCCACCATGATGTTATCCTCAATTCAGCTATTGAACAGAAGCCATACTTTTATGTTAATATTGCGGATATTGACACCTTGGAATCAGAAATGTCCTACATTGCTTGTAAGTATTTGTAATGAGGATCCCAGTGGCCACACACCTCTTGACTAGAACATATGATTTTACATTTGTCATTTTAATGATGTAAACTTCTGACGAGAACCAATATTTCTCAGAGACTACTTTTTAAATTTACATgttcaataagccagttcgaTCATTAGCAACTTTTCTCAGACGATCATTCCCATATTTTCATTAGGGTAAGCACTATCACTTTTCAAATGTTGCATAAGGTTTTACTCACATTTGgggaattcaaattcaaagaaATTAACTCATGGCATCTACCAGTAAAGTCAGAGgtcaaattttgaaatcatcTGTTGCATTGTCTGCTTTTGGCACATAAGATATTATTTGGGCTACACTTTATTGCTCTGCAGTGTTTAATTAAACCCTGTGTTTGTAGATTGCAGACCATTCAAGGAAGAAAAGACAGGAAAATGGTCATTTTATGCAGGCCTGGGTTCTCTAGGGACAGGTtgctgtcatacatgtacatgcactgtTGAGGAACCATTCTTCTtggatgatggtaatgatggtccTTACAAAGACTTTACAGATATAGGCAGTTTCTAAAACTGATTTAATCGCATTCCCGGAACCgatatatttttgctttttacaGGCACGACAGAGAAGATCTTCCAGGAGAAGCAGAGCTTGTACGACGTCTACGTCGACAACCAAAACGTGACGACCCATGCAGCCAACCTGAAGGACCTCCTCAGGCCCAATGAGGTGGACAAGGAGAAGTTCATGAGGCTCAACAACCAGAGGGCGACAGCAGTCTTCAATGCTAGGGAACAGGGTGTAGAACCCAGCTCAGAAGAGGATGATGAGATCTTTGCCAAGTAGGTTCAGGACAAAGCCCAGTTTCATTAATActctcatcattattataaaaataacgAATGCAGAGtggatgtaaaacggaaaagaatctCGTCTTCCATTGGAAAacattatgtaggcctatccattgtgtactctttgcatacttgtttcatacgctctatatccatcaagcatccgtccactgtgatttcattgttcgtcCACTCTGTTCATTGTCTGGAGCGGATAGAGCCACCccaatattttgtttgtctgcTCTATCcgttatgaatacattttgtgtCCGttggccagtgggaccaggccttaagctactgaaatggtGCTGTATGATTAGTCAAGAGTAAGTTTGTTATAGATATCTAGAAGTTGCTGTTGATTACATGTTTTATGGAAACAAGGTTAGGTTTAGTTTGGGGGGTTTATATGGTTTTCTCTTTACCATCTATTGAGAGTTTCATGAACCATCTTGGTGGTGATTTTCACAGACACATCCTCTGTCATCCAATTAGATGCAAGAATTTTTGTAACTTATAACAGTTATCAGTGAAAATTTTCACATGCAAAGTTGCTTCATAAACAACTACCTGAAGGGAACAAACCCATTATTTGTACAAGAGATAgatgcttttttttattagtgCCTGACAGTGATTTTTCGGCATATACCAGTGAACCGGCGAAATATGTAAAAAGTgtaataaattgccattttatCAGTCACAAAAATCAGTGTCCTAAAGTCCgttcatgttttattgatcatGATTCCCTGTTAATAAATCCATTCTTGTTTCTTCAGTTTCTTCCTTGAACAAAACAACCACATCTTCCAGACGTTACATGAGATTTCAAGCACGGAAGACAAGTCTCTTACCAATGACCACATGAAGGCCATGGGGCTGGATCCCATCGGTGACCGCGCTTTCATTGTTGACCTCCTGGAACTCTACGGCATTGATGTCATTCTTATGATCGATGCCCCTTGCTGTCCCGTCTGAAGGGGTGACCTGTTTGCTGTACCAGAGTGGGTTCTTCTAATCGTATCACAAATGAGGTTTTAACATGCTGTAAATGctacctttttcatgattattgattttcatgctGGCATGTTCACAGTTCCTTTAATTTTACTCCACATGTTTgctaacagtttttttttcaatgtaaaaaGGGGTAAGATTTCCTTTGATTagaactataataataatagtagtcaTATTTATATAGAGCTTTTTGCCATAGGATACAAAGTGCAACTATTGCTATCCCCCCTTTAGCTCAAGCTAGAGCTTTATCAACAACGCTCACTGCATTGAAGGTATAATTTCACCTCATCTGGGTCTTTACATAGAAAATAATTTCCTGTCTGAGAGATATGACTGGATTAGTAAAATGATTATGGTAATAAACCAATGCCATGTACTATTTAATCATTTTGATAAAGAATGCTCATTACAATTAGGTAAGTCTTTGCAGAGCTTCCTCACGAGGTGCTTGAgcattttgaattattttcttctACAAGATGCCATACTCCACTTGGGTAGAGAGCAGCAAATGCAGGTTATTGATATGCTCAAGGACATTAGCCGAAGGTGCACTCATTCGTTATTCTATATGTTAGAATACAAAAGAGAAATCCTGTAAGTGGATATATTGAAATCAGTGCTCATTTCCAAAGAGATTTCATAAATGACTCTTTATTGGTGTAACCATTGTAGGGTATCTGGTCaccttttttgtgaaaatgaaatgatacaaCACAAACCTCCATGGAAGGAAGTAGGAACTGACCTTGATAGGCAATTAGTATAGATGTTTATATTTCAGAGATTGGGTTTATACTTGTAACTATCCTATAAATTCTGATGttattttagattttgacaaaTTGCCATTGCTCATATCATGCAAACTGTATTGAATACATGAGAAAACTTGATGTATTGCTTGTGGTTGAAACAGGGTTGGGGTAGTCTTATCATGATTGTTGCACTTTTTAGTGCTtttgagaaataaagaaagcaAGATTAATTTGTGATATATTAACTGAAATAAGAAAGGGACAATTACCCAggttattattcattttaacattaaaaattaattttgagcaGTGTGTGTCAGTGCAATGAATGTATTCAAACTATTCAAatgaatttaaacattttgatttacATATTGGCAATTTCCCTGTTCTCTGAAGGTAtaaaaatcggaaaaaaaaatctatttcacttatttatttgcttattttcaaatatgtttgtGCAATATTGTTGTTTAGAACAAATGTTTTTTCTTATGCTTTTTATGCAATGGGATCTTTCGTTTTGTGACCAGTTGGTTTCTTATAATTACGTTACATGCATTCCTCATATTGGAccttcaaaataaagaaatagtaCTAAAAGGGTCCATAATTATGATCTTGTTATTCCCTTCTGAAATCTTTATGAATTATGAGTGCCACAAGATGTAAAATTTTGCATAAGTATTAAAGTATACTTGTGTACAGCAACGTTTTATATAATACTTTGGAACCTTGGTATTAGAGTCAATTGGCTTGAAATCAACACATATGGTGTTATagttaatcattgtcaaataATTCCTTCCCATTCCATTAGCTGAAGTTGAATGACTTAAAAGGTTCAACATGTGTAAATAAGCTTCAACATGTGTAAATGTAGATGCAGTCATATAAGATTAATCATAATGAATAGTTGTAAAGCCAAAGCCTGAATCCACTTATGCTAAATGCTCAAGGAAGTGAGGATCCAGTATTTTGCTAGGTTGCCGGGTATAAATTGTTCTTCTGACCAACAATTTTTCCCtccaaaaattatttttggatTTCTCAAGGTAAACCAAGTTTTGAAGAGAGCAGATCACTACCCCACCCCACTTCCATTCTTCAAGCTATCGATCCACTGgcatatgcatttttttttaagattagaTTTTTTACTTGATG is a window of Lytechinus variegatus isolate NC3 chromosome 2, Lvar_3.0, whole genome shotgun sequence DNA encoding:
- the LOC121409737 gene encoding DENN domain-containing protein 11-like; amino-acid sequence: MATSSDKSPLLVNIEDDSVEVLTPNTQARHPSVRSEIGEERKDTENDRAQESDDIVAIFVVAFDTRSGNIVEWCLPNDINLDGVEFKAMASGSHTVLTDFIYFRKDRYYGLSCFENMHVESAAERGARMKSVGVLSTSYTMLHRHMKFLEHQVRHLLHSPGRYEDLEAFFSDHKASLPLSRDSSWEGIASVLHSSSSPLHQNASTVVNSSQLTPPSSDEHHPHMKITHPAGCFSQFLSFFGEQIFTLWKFILLRKRVLFFSPPPIGVVCYKVYCASLMSHHDVILNSAIEQKPYFYVNIADIDTLESEMSYIACTTEKIFQEKQSLYDVYVDNQNVTTHAANLKDLLRPNEVDKEKFMRLNNQRATAVFNAREQGVEPSSEEDDEIFANFFLEQNNHIFQTLHEISSTEDKSLTNDHMKAMGLDPIGDRAFIVDLLELYGIDVILMIDAPCCPV